The DNA region TCGCCGGATGCACGCCGAACAGCAGCACCAGCAAAGGCGTCATCAGCGACCCGCCGCCCACGCCTGTCAGGCCCACGATGGTTCCGACGGCCAGGCCGGACAGCGAATACAGCGGATCGAATGGAGAAATGATCGGCAATCCTTGTCGTGATTTCGCGCAGAAGATGCCGCCACGGCTGCGTGAGTCAACGACTATGTTGTTCTGTCTCTACTTGCGCGAAGAGATGCCGGTTCTCTGCCGATCAATCGGTCAGTTTCCGCGCGCCTGCGTCGTTGCCCGTCCGCACCGCGGCCAGTCGGGCGTTGAACCAGGGCACGCAAGGCCGATTCCGGAAGCAAGACGCGCCCGCCTGGACCCCCTGCCCCGGCTGAGGGCTTCAGGTCGCATGCAGGCGCGTTCGCGTTGCGGTCAGGCCGGACAGATCAGGCCGGACAGATCAGGCCGATTTCAGCAGTCCGTCTTCTTTCAGACCGGCATAGCATTCGTCCAGCGACTTGCGCGCGCGCGTGATCAGGATGTCGATCTCTTCCGGCTTGATGACCAGCGGCGGGGCAATGATCATCCGGTCGCCGACATGGCGCATGATCAGGTTGTTGGCGAAGCAGCGCTCCCGGCAGCGGAAGCCCACGGTGCCGGCTTCCGAGGCGAACTTGGCGCGGGTGGCCTTGTTGGGCGTCAGCGCGATAGAGCCCATCAGGCCCACCAGCTTGGCCTCGCCCACCAGCGGATGGTCGGTCAGCGCGTCCCAACGCTCCTTCAGGTAGGGATGCGCCACGTTGCGGACGTGGTCGATGATCCCCTCTTCCTCGATGATGCGCAGGTTCTCCAGTGCCACCGCAGCCGCCACCGGGTGACCCGAATAGGTGTAGCCGTGATAGAGTTCACCCCCTTCGGCGACCACGTTGAACACTTCGTCCGAGATGATCGAGCCGCCAATGGGCTGGTAGCCAGAGGACAGACCTTTGGCGATCGTCATGATATGTGGGCGGATGCCGAAGGTCTGGCTGCCGAACCAGTTGCCGGTGCGACCGAAACCGGTGATCACTTCGTCGGCGATCAACAGGATGCCATACTTGTCGACGATGCGCTGGATTTCCGGCCAGTAGGTCGAGGGCGGTATGATCACGCCGCCGGCACCTTGGATCGGCTCACCGATGAAGGCCGCGACCTTGTCGACGCCCAGTTCCAGGATCTTCTCTTCCAGCTCCCGGGCGCGCATCAATCCGAATTCCTCGGGCGTCATGTCGCCGCCCTCGCTCCACCAGTCGGGCTGGCCGATGTGGACGATGCCGTCGATCTTGCCGCCATGCGCATGGATCGGGGACATGCCGCCGAGCGAGCCGCCGCCCATGGTCGAGCCATGATAGCCATTGGTCCGTGCAATGATCACGCGCTTTTCGGGCATGTCCTTGACTTGCCAGTACCGGCGGACGAGGCGGATATTCGTGTCATTGGCTTCCGACCCCGAACCGGCGAAGAACACGTGGTTCAGGTCGCCCGGCGCGAGTTCCGCCAGCTTTGCCGCCAGCGCAATGGCGGGAACGTGGCTCGTCTGGAAGAAGGTGTTGTAATAGGCCAGTTCATTCATCTGGCGCGCCGCGACCTCGGCCAGCTCGGGCCGGCCATAGCCGATGTTCACGCACCACAGGCCCGCCATGCCGTCGATGATCTTCTCGCCGCGCGAGTCGGTCAGCCAGACGCCCTTGCCCTGAGTGATGATCCGCGCGCCCTTCTTCGCCAGACCGTTCGCATCAGTGAACGGGTGCATGTGATGCGCGGCGTCCAGAGCCTGCAGCTCTTCGGTCGGCATATGGTTGGTGATCATGTTCATGGCGAACCTCGGAAGGAAGGGTGTGAGCACACCCCCAGGGCGCGACTCGATGCGGCAAGGATAT from Neotabrizicola shimadae includes:
- a CDS encoding aspartate aminotransferase family protein, encoding MNMITNHMPTEELQALDAAHHMHPFTDANGLAKKGARIITQGKGVWLTDSRGEKIIDGMAGLWCVNIGYGRPELAEVAARQMNELAYYNTFFQTSHVPAIALAAKLAELAPGDLNHVFFAGSGSEANDTNIRLVRRYWQVKDMPEKRVIIARTNGYHGSTMGGGSLGGMSPIHAHGGKIDGIVHIGQPDWWSEGGDMTPEEFGLMRARELEEKILELGVDKVAAFIGEPIQGAGGVIIPPSTYWPEIQRIVDKYGILLIADEVITGFGRTGNWFGSQTFGIRPHIMTIAKGLSSGYQPIGGSIISDEVFNVVAEGGELYHGYTYSGHPVAAAVALENLRIIEEEGIIDHVRNVAHPYLKERWDALTDHPLVGEAKLVGLMGSIALTPNKATRAKFASEAGTVGFRCRERCFANNLIMRHVGDRMIIAPPLVIKPEEIDILITRARKSLDECYAGLKEDGLLKSA